The following proteins are encoded in a genomic region of Haloarcula marina:
- a CDS encoding undecaprenyl diphosphate synthase family protein, whose protein sequence is MGLYDRYLATRLRMSDATLPETVALVITERDLLSDGAYTTLERFFDWAVQYEADTVVVYVSVLDEEVVPTLRRELSSIRAPKSVAVRGPDDETVADAPIQISIGLGGQSEFATAVQKLAESVDDGELTPEDIDEAAVEEHLVFPTNPDLVIKTGAERLSDFMIWQSVYSELYFTDVNWQNFRRRDYLRALRDYQERQRRFGR, encoded by the coding sequence GTGGGTCTGTACGACCGCTATCTCGCGACGCGCCTGCGGATGAGCGACGCCACCCTCCCCGAGACAGTCGCACTGGTCATCACCGAACGCGACCTCCTGAGCGACGGCGCGTACACGACCTTAGAGCGGTTTTTCGACTGGGCGGTGCAGTACGAGGCCGACACCGTCGTCGTCTACGTCAGCGTCTTAGACGAGGAGGTCGTGCCGACGCTCCGGCGCGAACTGTCGTCGATTCGCGCCCCGAAATCGGTCGCCGTCCGGGGCCCCGACGACGAGACGGTAGCCGACGCGCCTATCCAAATCTCCATCGGCCTCGGCGGCCAGTCGGAGTTCGCCACCGCCGTCCAGAAACTCGCCGAGAGCGTCGACGACGGCGAGTTGACGCCCGAGGACATCGACGAGGCCGCCGTCGAGGAGCACCTCGTCTTCCCGACGAACCCGGACCTCGTCATCAAGACCGGCGCGGAACGGCTCTCGGACTTCATGATTTGGCAATCGGTCTACTCCGAACTGTACTTCACCGACGTGAACTGGCAGAACTTCCGCCGACGGGACTATCTGCGGGCGTTGCGGGATTATCAGGAGCGGCAGCGTCGATTCGGCCGGTAG